GCCTCTCGGGACCTCATTTTTGAAACCTAAAAGGATCCAAAAAGggaggaaaaaacaaagaaataaaattttagttcATTTCAAAATCATGCCTCAATCATCTTTCCTAAACCAATCTCTTGTAGGCAGAAGCTTTGTTTGTTTCGACATAAAAAGTTCTGTAAAACATTTCCAGCATTTCTGGGTGTTTGGTGGAGCATGGAAAACTTGGTCAACCGTCAAACATTTTCGGTCAATTATTCCATTATTGTCCGTAAagtggtttatattttttttttaaggcataaaacattttctgtCCACATCTCCAATATTCAAGCCCCTCTCCGAACAAACATTCACACTACCACACACACTAAACACCAGCCCTCTCCCACCAACACCAACCTCCTCAAAGACACCCCCACTAACGGAAAATGTATGCAAatcaaataaccaaaaaaattcaacaaaatatacttttaaGGTCACAACCAAACACCGGAACATCATTGAAAAGTTCCAGTAgtattaaattcaaaattgagCTCTAGAAAATATGCCATTGCTCAGCCAACACGAGTGTGGGTATTTGACAAGTGGAGATTGGAGAGCAAAATATTCACGTTATTATTACATCTTCTATACGTAGAAGATAGATCAGGTATTACATTTAGAACTTTCTAGTAAGTATGATCTGGAAAAGCTAGCAAAGTTGTTTGAATCAGATCCTAATAAGTGTCAAAAATCTGAAACCAGTACAAGGTGTTTGAATTTTGACTCCATTTGTAGGACAAGAAAATATTGCACTAAAATAAGGACAGCTGTTAACATGGGTTACTCACAGTAACACGAAAATAAACCTATAGGTCAACTCTCACCTATCTGTGTCCATAGGCACTATCACGTACATGCAAACATGCATTTCTACAACCCCCAGTCAACACTGGTCACAGGAAAAATCTCATCAATACTCTTATCTAGTACTCATTGGTCACATACACTATTCTGCATAACCAATAAAGAGAAATCAAAAGTCAAGCacaatcaactaaaaaaaaaaaatgtcaagcACAATCATTGGCCCATGTGATATCTAGAATTATTCAGATCCTTTAACAAAATGCTTGgaaagggaaaaattcactaaatatctttttcttaattaaaagaacTCACAACATACTATCTTGCACGTGCTTCCCACATGCTTACTCTCTTCAAAGAACTCCTCAAATTCATGCAATCGAACACAACTCTGTGCAGAACAGACAATATAagtgaaacaaaaattatatcGTTACCATTACAATATACATCATAGCCCAGAAATCGACAACTATGTCCAGAATAGAGCATGAGCATTGCAAAATAAGTTCATGAAAGCCCCAAACATAGgttaaattatatttgaagagaaaaaataaggACAGAACACGGATAGGTTTCTTGTATCCGCCCTTCCAATAAAATCCTCATGTCCAATAAAAGGACAATAGAACAGCGCGTGCTATCAGATAGGATACAGTAAATCAAGAAAGGAATTTGAAAGCCCCAATTAGTAACCAACAACCAAAGATATGTCTATAGGTACGTCTCGTGGAGTCTGAATCTTGTATTTGCTAGAGCTTTCCATCTTTAtacattttctcttcttttttttcttttttctccagGCAACCAGTttccaaccaaaaaataaaaaaaaaaagaagctccTGCGTTTTCTTTTTCAGAATTTTTCCTTATGGGTGTATTTTATTGACATGGTAAGGAGTTTGTTAGCATCCTTAATCACCCAACCTAGTAAAACAAGGTCACTCAATTCTCTACAACTTAATTAGTTCGAGTATagaggaaaataatgaagaattcAATAAACCCACAAACAGAGGAGGAGGATTAAAATGGAAATTCTGATTGACAAAATGGTAAATTTCATTCATCAAAGGTGCCAAAGTCACAAGCTAAGATCAGTTTTTAAAGCAAGAAAAGACTCAAAAGCCTTAAGAAGTACAACTTTCAACTCCCCTAAAACATTCAAGAGTATTTGAGAAAAGTACCTATCTCCAGAGTAAAACTGGGCGGAGGGAATATAcatcatcaacatcaaaacacCATGTAATTGCTGTCAAGAGGCTAAAAAACTAGAACCCATCATCAAATCCTACTCATTTTCTCCACTATACCAAAACCGTCTCCTACCTAAACCCAATACTCACTCCCTTCAGCAAATTCACCACCAATTCACGGGTAATTGCTTACGTTGATGTCAGACCTATCTCGAACTCTCCTTCTCTTCCCTACCAATCTCATCCCCATCACTGCAACAAGTACTATTGCTCACAATCTTTATCATATCCTTCTCACAATTATTCAACTTCACCTCCTCCTTTTCTCTCTTAGTCACCACATCCAAGAAGAAATCCGTCAAAGCGGCCTCGTAACACGGCATTTTCGCATACCCAGGAAAGTAATTGATGTCAATTATAAGGTACCGGTTTCCAGACCTCGCGTCCCGAATCACATCGAAGTTGAACAAGTTCAGCTTCAACGCCCGCCGCAAGCCGCCGGCAATATCAGCTAGAAAACTCTGCGGCGGCATCTCGGTGTCGTCCAAATGCATCATCTTGTAGTACTTGTCGTCGACCTTTTCGTTCGTGGCGATATTCGAGACCTGCGAAAACGACAGTACCCCTTCGGAGACCCCCAGTCTCTCTTCGGACACGTCCGGCAAAGACTTGCGTTTCACACACCGGACGTACTCGCCGACGACGTATACCTTGAAGATTACCCCGCCGTGGTTGACGAACTCCTGGAGCACGATCGGGGGCTTGAGCTTGTTGAGCCCGTCGTGGTTGTACACCAGGGTCATCTTGTGCGACTTGGCGCTGCCGTCGGCGACCAGAGGCTTCGCGATCACCGGGAACTTGAGGCTCTCCCAGGCCTGCCGATCGAAGAGCGTCTCCTTGTCATAGATGACTATTTGCTTCGGGATCCCGAACGTCTCGCTTGTCGACTCCGTCCTCAGCTCCGAAACGACCTGTAGCATCGAGATTCGGTTGTGGAGGCGCTCGATCGCGTCCGGCGAGTCGATTATCGCCGCATTAGGGTTTTCACGGCGAAACTGCTCCAACTCCCGCTTCCACTCCTCGCCGTACAGCTTGTGGAGTACGCAGTCGAACGGGCCCTGCTCCGCCAGCGCCCGGGTCGGGTCAATCTTCACGAGATCCACGCCGCGAGAACTAGCGAGATTTAGGAGCGAGTCGCGAATGAAGCTGCTCTGCTTCTTCGGCGCCAACGCGTAGCCTATGCTGAATCTGCGCCGCTCAGCAGCCATTGGTGATTGTTCTTGTCGAAACGACGCGAATGGAATAGCAAATGCGAAAACGCGCACATAAACGAAGGTTTCGAATACAAAACGGCCGTGATCGAAGTCGTTTTTGGTGTGTCAATGAGGTTTGGGGAGAACGAAAATGGCAGAGAAGAAATGCAAAAGAAGAGGCGGTTGCTATATATAGCTTCGACTAGGGTTAGGGGAGCGTCTTTGATAGAGTCACCAGGGATGAATACAAGAGAAGGGTAGTGGATGACACGTGGCAAAGTGTATGGGTGAAACGCGGACTCGCGCCGCACAGGGGAAGAAAGCGCGTGTGATGAATGGGGTGGGCTAGAGTGACAGGTGGGGGAGTAAAGAGTCAACGTTTACCAAAAAAGATTGGTGCTTGCCTGCTTGGGGGGTTGGGTGGGACCTTTTTGACCGCGGTCTCTCACCTGGGGTAAAACTGTGGCTTTGTTGGGGGATTGAGGTTGGGGTTGGCGTTAACGCTTGCGTCAGGTTCTGATATACTTTACAATTGATACAATTGGCTTCCACAATGCATTGGCTACTTGTGATGTGACCTGTCGCTTGCCTGTTGGCTGCCAAGTGGATAGTAGAGTACGATAACCATTGGCACATTTATTTAGGAATGATTTTGATGGGTATTTATGCAATTCGTGGACAATTTTGCCACTATTTTATTATGGTGACGccttattattaatttattatattaaattaaaagtgaATTGACAATATTCCGATAAAATAATGTGATAAATAAGATTACTATAAAGAGTCATGTTACATCATTTGATATTGATAAATTCACGTGGCAATTAGCATTAATAAGTGCATGGTGTCATGTGAACAGCCCaattaacttttaacttttaatggCTAAAATGATAAGTATTATATAAATTGTCACGTTAATTTGTAAGTATAGTAATTGTCACATAGATTAATAGTACTGTCATATGACATTCTACAATTTAATAGTCGACATGATAAATGATGCATTAATTTGTAAATAGAATAATTGTCACATGAATTGAAATGATTGTCATATGGCAATCTATAATTTAGTGGTTGACATGATAAATAACACATGAATTATTACATTCAGGAACTTTTATACGTGCATAatacttttgggttaaatatcCGGACTAGGCTGTGTTCACAATACTATAAACAAGCCAACATAATGTTCATACATGGCCAAATCCagatacaaattaaaatgaaTAGAGTCCTATCACAagcaaacaataaaaattaggcggttagcggttgttAACCGCCTATCTTACTTTTAAAACTACTAaccattttgttttaagtagttaacaattttttacaacTACCTAACAAAATAGTTATGCGATTAACAGTTAGTGGTTAACAATTACAAAGCAGCTTTAACCACCCGTTTGTATGTGCCTAATTTAACATTGTGCAATAGTCATCTTCATAACAGATTCCATATCGTCGCAGTCCCATTAAGATGTATGTCTTTCTGAATAGACATCATTTCTCtgtcactacaaaacaattttatgtGCATGAATTATTATATCTCAAATAATAGCATGAAAGCTAGTTGAGACGTAGAAATTCAAGCTTTATCCAACAATGAAACGTAGTTATGAAATTCACCTTATATTCCATATCAACACAAAAAGAGACGATTCTTGTGGGATCGATCATCAAAGTGCATCGTTTTCCTTGTCAATGGATTAAGACATTCTATGAGatgattatattttctttgcAATTTGATTTTCCCATTAAAATATTCCGCACTTCAATTATTCTTCGTTTATTTCTGGATTTGATGCAaaattctgaagaaaaaaaggcaaaaggaatttctttttgctttttttcttgaaaactttATCAACATTAATTTGGGTCTCTCGGATCACATAAATGTTGACTCAAGAATGCACTAATGCTGTTTGAAGCTTTGGACTCTTGAGTCATGTCCCCATCACCTAGAAGGTTGCTTTTCTCTTATccctttttcaaaattttcctatTCTGCTACAAGATTTTTCTGTTCTATGGTTACCATGGTTCCAAACATTATAACAAAAAATGTTTgggtattatatttttttataaatactaCTTGAACTCTCGCATCGGTTAATAAACGTGACAAGTACCATATAAACTATTATCTGACAATCTACATTCGAATGATTGACGTGATAATTAGACTGTCATGCCAATTTGTAATCAACTAATAACAAAAACTATAACACAGCGAGAAGCACTGTataattaagagtaatgctactcttcataCTCATTTATTATATTCATTTTCTACCGGCTGATGTAACAAGTTTTAACTGGCTACAGagaaatgacataaatttcttccaaattgagTTTGACGAATTTCATATAAcccaatatataaaattatcatgtctagtttaacatgtgagaaatatataatttcatataacccaatatataatttttattaaatggttagggttgaagagtttgacttgtttaattaaattggtcgggttaaggttgacctatatagtctaaCTTATACCCATGTTTTGACACTACCCAAACCCGACCCGCGACATAATGAAtggcaatttttaaaatgaccCGCGAAACTCAACACGAagccaatacaaaattagagggttatggTTGAAGGGTTTTGCCTATTCAATTAAATAGGTCACGTaatgattgacctatataattttaaaaccaTATATTGATACGATCCAAACTCGATACGAGAACATAATTACCTTTTCATGAGACTAAGTAtgttaatcaatataaaataaatataataaataattgtgAGGAGTATCATTGCTTTATAATTAAAGGTTAGCACTCGCCGATATTGGAAGAGCAAATTTGACTTGTGTATGCATTACCGATTATTTGTTTATGAGTTTGACGTTGAAAGCAACCAAATTTACATGGCGTATCTAAAAAGAGTGTTGGACAGATCAAAGTGATAATTACGTTTGACCAAATCAGGGTTAATGTGACAATATAGACAAATGAAATGATCTCAACTTTTGTATTTACCAGTTCAGACAAATACCACTCACCCCTTTCTTCTTTCAAAAGGGATTTATCTGTTAGTGTCGGTATGGAACAATCCCAAGCAAGGATGGATTTTAGGGCTCTGTTTGGTAATAGCCTTatgacttcatttttttttttttttttgtgctttttaatgtagtaaaaattaattaatgtggatataaaaaaagtaaaaaaaaaaattatttagtagtgatttttttttttaataagagaacatcaaagtttatatatagagagagaaagagaaagctgtaataatttttttttgttttttttggtgagagGAGAGGGCCCCAAAGAGGTCGTGGCTGCTACCCATCCCTTCTTGACTTCTTCTGTGATCTAAAGATTAGATATTGTTGCTAAGgaaaaataaagatgaaaacaatcaaagtaaacAATTCtctcaaaaaaccaaaaacaagaaGCAAGTAAATAATCCTAGAAAGTAGGACTAGTTATTggttaagagaaatgctaaaggccaacttttttgcccaacaaaagtccaacttttaccctttattttttttctaaaaaaaacaaaatgaaaaatgaaaaaaatgtctgaagcaaccctatctattttttgcctttcttttatttagtattttttttaaaatgaaaaatagtatttttcttcataataatgacattttcttgaaaaaaatgacattattatgaaaaaaataccatttttcattttttaaaaaataccaaatataagaaagacaaaaaatagatagggttgcttcaaacattttttccattttttattttattttatttttaaaaaataaataaggcaaaagttggacttttgttgggcaaaaaagttgggttcCTATCATTCCTCATTGGTTAAATCAGTGACGTTACGAGTATTTTCGCCACCAACTTGAAGAAGTCGATTAATTAACTAACTTCATATCGATAGAAATAAATGTTACTATTTCGATTAAGTCGGCTAACTCGGTGAAGTTGGTCAGTTAGTCGTGGCTTTTTATATTGGGCCAAAATGAATTGTTTTTTGAGCTATACAAGTGTTTATTGGACAtgtttttttggccaaaaaagtGATGTCAAAACTAATAAGGGACAAAGGTGGTTAAGTCAGTCCAGTTAACCGGCGAAATAAAAATTCTATCGCCTAATGAATTGAACAAACATCGAAactgatttttaattttgactaCTGATAGCCGAAAGTTAGTAAATATTCGATAGCGTCTCGTTGACGGTTACTAGGTGACAATCAGATATAAAAGAGTTTTCACCCCTAATAGAAAGTAGATATCACTGGAGAAGACAATAATCATAttgaaaatgaacaaataaGAATGCATTCACTTAATATGAGTAGATGcagacactaaaaaaaaaaaaaaaaagggaaaaaagaaaaattcctaCCCTTAGAAGAATCACACAATTTTCACAACCACTCCATGGTTGTACAGAATGAGTGGGTATGTGGGGCCCAAGGGACCTTTTTGACAAGGAGACTTTTGTATTCTTGTGTTAGAGTTGTTAACCTTTTGCTGTGCTCCCCCTGCTGGCAAACGACCTCCACAAGGAacacatgcatttttatttatttttttaatattattacatAAAGGGAAAAGATGAAGGACCCCAAATTGACCTTTTGTTGTGACAATGAATATAAATCaaccaataaaattaattttattttcttagataaacgtatcaaaaaaaaaaaaaaaaaacagaataagatagaaatataatagaaaaaaatgaaaaatgagatTAACAAGAGTTTTTAAGCaaagaattttgttttgttttcgtttgctaaaaatatatatatatattgacgaaCAAtctaaacacaaaatacttctAAAAACACAagtagttttcatttttatgtcatattataacattttttcaaattaaaaaaaaaaaaaaaaaaaaaaatcctccaaaGCACgataacaaacaaaaacaaacttaTTTTCTTAATCTTAATTGCTTGAACTTAAAGCATGATCTTAAACAAAGTTTAGCCATGTACATTTCATCAGCACATATTTGGATGAATTAAACAACAATATCCCAATTGGCAATAGAAAAGTTCCCAATCTATTATTGTTGAGGGACAAAAGCTATTGCAtttttagactaaatttaatagatttaaTGGTGGGTATATTATTACCGCATGGTAAATATGATGCAGCCTCATTGAAagattttaaatgatatgaatgtatataaataaatataataacaCAAAATTTTggaccataaaataatttattttcatttaacttgaaattaatttcagGTACTCATAGTAGTTGATGAATTGTGAAGACTGGAGCAAACCAATTATGAGCTAGTTTTACCAAGTGTGGACAGCATTTGAATGGTTTAATTAGAAAgatcttttgaaattttaggaaTGATGAAATGTTAATactactttattttattttttttcacaaaatatttGTATCTTTATAAATCTTACACTTAATGTGGGTTAACCCTTaaacttacttgttttattaTTCAAAGGGTAAAAAgggccaaaaagaaaattacaaggTTGGTCATTTTCAAGGGTTTGTTTAGAactgcaatttcaaaaaatgccattaaaaatattaattttaaaatttgcgatttgaaaatgagatttttaAATATGCAATTAAAGCCTTTAGCAAAATCTcagtttagcttttaaaattgtacccttttttataaattaaaaattttttttaaaaaaaacacacatatttagctacgatttgaaaacacagatTTTATGAGTTctcaaatcgtaattttttttaaaaacgtaatatCAAATAAtctattttatgtgattttgtgAGATAtgttacacatcattctctcaatcattttttttttgaaaatataatggATCCACTAttgatttgtggactcatgtggttcttacaaaaattcaatagtaaattcaCTCATTCATTATAGGGAGATggttgataaaataatttttatcatttctcacgatttagtttaaaattgaattttttatctattaaatCGCAATCACAAACACCCGTTAAGGCAAACAATGGCTAAGAAATGACTAATAATGAAAATGCTACAAAAAATCCTATGGGTAGTGGTCAAAAAACGAGCTGatatgctataaaaaaaaaaataataataataataacaacaataataataacaaaggcctttaatatatatatatatatatatgtgaggGCCAGCTTGGCAATTAATATAGACTGAAATTGTGTCCAAGAACCAAAAAAATAGGTCAATTTTTATTAATGTATCTTGTCATCAGTCTCTATCTTGTCCTTAATATAATAAGTTAATAACATGAATGTCATTagtcctttattttattttatttttaaaaatataataataattaggagTATGCAGTACTTTAAGAAACATTTCTGTGTGCCAGGGTACTGAAAAATATGTGTATCTAAAGTGTACTTTCCTTAGAGCCACCAAACCTGCTTTGcgttagaaaaaagaaagaagaaatgcaCCAATTAGGTGAGAGATTCATTGTTGATAATGTATTTTAGTATAAACAACTtgcctattttttttattaattaaataaagtggcctttttttaattaattatatatatatgtgtgtatatatatatatatatataatgggtg
This genomic interval from Corylus avellana chromosome ca3, CavTom2PMs-1.0 contains the following:
- the LOC132174855 gene encoding inositol-tetrakisphosphate 1-kinase 1-like: MAAERRRFSIGYALAPKKQSSFIRDSLLNLASSRGVDLVKIDPTRALAEQGPFDCVLHKLYGEEWKRELEQFRRENPNAAIIDSPDAIERLHNRISMLQVVSELRTESTSETFGIPKQIVIYDKETLFDRQAWESLKFPVIAKPLVADGSAKSHKMTLVYNHDGLNKLKPPIVLQEFVNHGGVIFKVYVVGEYVRCVKRKSLPDVSEERLGVSEGVLSFSQVSNIATNEKVDDKYYKMMHLDDTEMPPQSFLADIAGGLRRALKLNLFNFDVIRDARSGNRYLIIDINYFPGYAKMPCYEAALTDFFLDVVTKREKEEVKLNNCEKDMIKIVSNSTCCSDGDEIGREEKESSR